The Thiothrix subterranea genome has a segment encoding these proteins:
- the trpA gene encoding tryptophan synthase subunit alpha: MSRIAACFAALKAQGKTALIPYVTAGDPHPSITVPLMHRMVAAGANIIELGVPFSDPMADGPTIQQAHERALLHNTSLHDILGMVAAFRQTDSTTPVVLMGYLNPIEIMGYAEFAKAAEAAGVDGALTVDLPPEEGMGVLPLFREHGIDPIFLLSPTTPERRIATVAQAGGGFIYYVSLKGVTGASTLDVGQVAEHIAKIRQHTDLPLGVGFGIKDAVTAAAVAKTADAVVVGSAVIKQIEATPNDHAAIMDNISDLLASMRTALDA; this comes from the coding sequence ATGAGTCGCATCGCCGCTTGTTTCGCCGCCCTCAAAGCACAGGGCAAAACCGCATTGATTCCTTACGTCACGGCGGGCGATCCACACCCGTCGATCACTGTGCCGTTGATGCACCGCATGGTGGCAGCCGGGGCAAATATCATCGAGTTGGGTGTACCATTTTCCGACCCAATGGCGGATGGCCCGACGATCCAGCAAGCGCACGAACGCGCTTTGCTGCATAACACCAGCTTGCACGACATCCTCGGCATGGTGGCAGCATTCCGCCAAACTGACTCAACCACGCCTGTGGTGTTGATGGGTTATTTGAACCCGATTGAAATCATGGGTTACGCCGAATTTGCTAAAGCCGCAGAAGCAGCAGGCGTTGATGGCGCGTTGACGGTGGATTTACCGCCGGAAGAAGGCATGGGCGTATTGCCGTTGTTTCGTGAACACGGCATTGATCCGATTTTTCTATTGTCACCGACCACGCCAGAACGTCGTATTGCAACGGTGGCGCAAGCAGGCGGCGGCTTCATTTACTACGTGTCGCTGAAAGGTGTGACGGGCGCAAGCACGCTGGATGTGGGGCAAGTCGCCGAGCATATCGCCAAAATCCGTCAACACACTGACCTGCCATTAGGCGTGGGTTTCGGCATTAAAGATGCAGTAACCGCAGCGGCTGTGGCAAAAACAGCCGATGCCGTGGTAGTCGGCAGCGCGGTGATCAAACAGATCGAAGCGACACCGAATGACCATGCTGCTATTATGGATAACATCAGTGACTTGCTGGCTTCCATGCGTACCGCGTTGG
- the trpB gene encoding tryptophan synthase subunit beta, whose protein sequence is MPDKAGHFGAYGGRFVAETLMEPIYELEQAYEKLKNDPAFQAEFDRDLKYYVGRPSPLYLAERWSRELGGAKIYLKREDLNHTGAHKINNTIGQALLAKFMGKTRIIAETGAGQHGVASATIAARLGLECVVYMGAEDVQRQAPNVFRMKLLGATVVPVTSGSKTLKDALNEAMRDWVTNVDDTFYIIGTVAGPHPYPAMVRDFQSVIGREAREQILEQEGRLPDALVACVGGGSNAIGLFHPFLADESVAIYGVEAGGDGIATGKHAAPLCAGKPGVLHGNRTYLMEDTNGQIIETHSISAGLDYPGVGPEHAWLKDIGRANYVSVTDAEAMQGFHALTRIEGIIPALESSHALAYAMKLAPTMSKDQSIIVNLSGRGDKDINTIARLEGITL, encoded by the coding sequence ATGCCGGACAAAGCCGGACATTTTGGCGCATACGGCGGACGTTTCGTCGCAGAAACGTTGATGGAACCCATCTACGAACTCGAACAAGCCTACGAAAAGCTCAAAAACGACCCCGCTTTTCAAGCCGAATTCGACCGCGATTTGAAATATTACGTCGGTCGCCCTAGCCCCTTGTATCTGGCGGAACGCTGGTCACGCGAACTCGGCGGCGCAAAAATCTACCTCAAGCGCGAAGACTTGAACCATACCGGCGCACACAAAATCAACAATACCATCGGTCAAGCCCTGCTCGCCAAATTCATGGGCAAGACGCGCATTATTGCTGAAACGGGTGCGGGTCAGCACGGCGTAGCCTCTGCCACCATCGCCGCCCGCCTTGGTTTGGAATGCGTGGTGTACATGGGCGCAGAAGACGTACAACGCCAAGCCCCCAACGTGTTCCGCATGAAATTGCTCGGCGCAACCGTCGTCCCCGTCACCTCCGGCTCAAAAACCCTCAAAGATGCGCTCAACGAAGCGATGCGCGACTGGGTAACGAACGTTGATGACACCTTCTATATTATCGGCACAGTCGCAGGCCCGCACCCATATCCCGCAATGGTACGCGATTTCCAATCCGTGATCGGGCGTGAAGCGCGTGAGCAAATTCTGGAACAGGAAGGGCGTTTGCCGGATGCGTTAGTCGCTTGCGTCGGTGGCGGCTCGAACGCTATTGGCTTGTTCCACCCCTTCCTCGCGGATGAATCCGTTGCGATTTACGGCGTAGAAGCAGGCGGTGACGGTATCGCAACCGGCAAACACGCAGCACCGTTGTGCGCAGGCAAACCGGGCGTATTGCACGGCAACCGCACCTATTTAATGGAAGACACCAACGGGCAAATCATCGAAACCCATTCGATTTCCGCCGGATTGGACTACCCCGGTGTCGGCCCCGAACACGCTTGGTTGAAAGACATCGGACGTGCCAACTACGTATCGGTCACGGATGCGGAAGCGATGCAAGGTTTCCACGCCTTGACGCGCATCGAAGGCATTATTCCCGCGCTGGAAAGCAGCCATGCGCTGGCTTACGCGATGAAACTTGCGCCAACTATGAGTAAAGATCAAAGCATTATCGTCAACCTCTCCGGGCGTGGCGACAAAGACATCAACACCATTGCACGGCTGGAGGGCATTACGCTATGA
- a CDS encoding Uma2 family endonuclease, translated as MNWQEVCNHPDLQNLPFKLELNEYGQIVMSPAKVYHSILQGEIAALLKSLRHEGKVLTECAIYTHKGTKVADVAWASPEIFTRIKLETECSVAPEVCVEILSSANTSREMEDKIMLYFSRGAKEVWLCDAAGNMTFHIPAEVVERSVLFPAFPQQVEY; from the coding sequence ATGAACTGGCAAGAAGTCTGTAATCATCCTGACCTGCAAAATTTGCCATTCAAACTTGAACTCAACGAATACGGGCAAATCGTCATGTCACCCGCCAAGGTTTACCACTCCATCTTGCAGGGTGAAATCGCCGCCTTGCTCAAAAGCCTGCGTCACGAAGGCAAAGTTTTGACCGAATGCGCTATTTACACGCACAAGGGGACGAAAGTTGCCGATGTCGCTTGGGCATCCCCAGAAATATTCACCCGCATTAAGCTGGAAACGGAATGCTCTGTTGCGCCGGAAGTTTGCGTGGAAATCCTTTCTTCTGCCAACACCAGCCGTGAAATGGAAGATAAAATCATGCTGTATTTTTCACGCGGCGCAAAAGAGGTATGGCTATGCGATGCGGCGGGCAATATGACGTTTCATATTCCGGCAGAGGTGGTGGAGCGGTCGGTGTTGTTTCCGGCGTTTCCGCAGCAGGTGGAGTATTGA
- a CDS encoding type II toxin-antitoxin system VapC family toxin: MSIVYLVDTNILSEPTRATPDANVMRQLQRHRSSIATASVVWHELWFGCGRLPVSRKRTQLETHFQDLLRSGLMILPYTQAAAEWHSVERARLTAIGQSPAFADGMIAATAHHHGLVLVTRNVDDFNGFMGIRLENWFEVA; this comes from the coding sequence TTGAGCATTGTTTATTTGGTGGATACTAATATCCTGTCTGAGCCTACCCGTGCTACTCCCGATGCCAATGTGATGCGCCAGTTGCAGCGACACAGGAGCAGCATTGCCACTGCCAGTGTTGTCTGGCATGAATTATGGTTTGGTTGTGGGCGATTGCCTGTCTCCCGCAAACGGACGCAATTGGAAACCCACTTTCAGGATTTGTTGCGGTCAGGCTTGATGATTTTGCCCTATACACAGGCCGCTGCGGAGTGGCACTCTGTCGAGCGTGCGCGATTGACCGCTATTGGTCAATCGCCTGCTTTTGCTGATGGAATGATTGCTGCCACTGCCCACCATCATGGGCTTGTTTTGGTTACACGTAACGTCGATGATTTCAACGGTTTCATGGGCATCCGGCTGGAAAACTGGTTTGAGGTTGCTTGA
- a CDS encoding class I SAM-dependent DNA methyltransferase: MIITDTHADAFIQRWQGKDGSEKANLQLFLGELCELLGVEKPQPAHADNKLNAYVFERRIDELKDDRSSNTRFIDLYRRDCFVLEGKSTGKKFGSSGLDTAMSRARNQADGYIRSLPAFEKKPPFMILTDVGHVIELYAEFTCSGSNYLQFPDSSSYRIKLDDLRKPDIRARLAAVWTDPHSLDESKKAAKVTKQIATQLAALAKSLEAAHAAETVGTFLMRCLFTMFAEDVELLPKDRFTHLLEKLLDKPERFKAAVENLWTLMDKGGYDSGELVDIKRFNGGLFAKATSLALDKAQIQMLLNAARADWRYVEPAIFGTLLERALNPKERHKLGAHYTPRAYVERLVLPTVLAPLRQQWADVQTAATVLLAEYQKSLEKAEKASQRIVLPVVNDEPAPTSLELSGQRKAKKTKKALTANESFKKAAIDEVRAFHAHLCSLRILDPACGSGNFLYVTLEHLKRLEGEVLNTLQALGFSPRTLEMEGVSVSPQQFLGLEVNPPAAAIAEMVLWIGYLQWHFRVHGNVSPAEPILRDFHNIENRDAVLAYDGVETVLDTAGNAVTRWDGRTLKTHPVTGKDVPDETAQVAVVRYLNPRKAEWPAADYIIGNPPYLGARTIRMALGDDYLDALRTVYHDVPDNVDYVMYWWKQSADLVNAEKVKSFGFITTNSITQSFSRKIIETTMAKHDDFGITFAIPDHPWVDAADGANVRVAMTVFSKATSGQLSHVIEEGDSSDGEVAVTLATKSGLITPSLTIGIDLHASKPLASNDRMACVGYQLTGKGFVIEKDQLGLFNCDHVIKPLLSGRDITQSNRGLLAIDVCDFNVESLKQELPFVYQWLVDYVKPERDQNNRKALRERWWVYGEARSTFKPTLQNISRVVATSLTAKYRIFTMVSSDTICDSTTVMFALDDAFYFGVLSSCLHCLWAFKAGGTLEDRPRYTKSLCFDAFPFPDASDEQKVQIRTIAEQIDAHRKRQQAAHPTLTLTNMYNVLEKLRSGEALNTKDKEIHAQALTSILQELHDNLDRAVFAAYGWDDLAAELVGKPGATTPLPDKPEAQAQAEETLLSRLVDLNTQRAAEEAKGTIRWLRPDFQAPDKQASTPLSQQEDLALADDDTRSLSVVEGNTPAAKRDWPKSLAEQIPIIREQLLLAPRSVKALAALFKRSKIQDIENVLGGMMALGAVATDGEVYWVV, from the coding sequence ATGATCATCACCGACACGCACGCAGACGCTTTTATCCAACGCTGGCAGGGCAAAGACGGCTCGGAAAAAGCCAATCTTCAGCTTTTCCTCGGTGAATTGTGCGAATTGCTTGGCGTGGAAAAGCCGCAACCTGCTCATGCGGATAACAAGCTGAACGCTTACGTGTTTGAACGGCGTATTGATGAACTTAAGGATGATCGTAGCTCCAACACGAGATTTATTGATCTGTATCGTCGTGATTGTTTTGTGTTAGAAGGTAAGTCAACGGGTAAAAAATTCGGTTCTAGCGGGTTGGATACAGCAATGAGTCGCGCCCGTAACCAAGCTGACGGCTATATTCGTAGTCTGCCTGCCTTTGAGAAAAAGCCGCCATTCATGATTTTGACTGATGTGGGTCATGTGATTGAGTTGTATGCTGAATTTACCTGTTCAGGCTCAAATTATCTCCAGTTCCCTGATAGCAGTTCGTACCGTATCAAACTCGATGATTTGCGTAAGCCCGACATCCGTGCGCGGCTGGCGGCGGTTTGGACTGACCCGCATAGCCTTGATGAATCCAAAAAAGCCGCGAAAGTCACTAAGCAGATTGCAACACAATTGGCAGCGTTAGCGAAATCGCTGGAAGCGGCGCACGCGGCTGAAACGGTCGGCACGTTTTTGATGCGTTGCCTGTTTACGATGTTCGCGGAAGATGTGGAGTTGTTGCCGAAAGACCGTTTCACGCACTTGCTGGAAAAGCTGTTGGATAAGCCAGAACGCTTTAAAGCAGCGGTGGAAAACTTATGGACGTTGATGGACAAAGGCGGTTATGACAGCGGAGAACTGGTTGATATTAAACGCTTCAACGGCGGTTTGTTTGCCAAAGCTACTTCGCTGGCGTTAGACAAGGCGCAAATTCAGATGTTGTTGAATGCGGCAAGAGCGGATTGGCGTTATGTTGAACCGGCGATTTTTGGGACGTTGCTGGAGCGGGCGTTGAACCCGAAAGAGCGGCATAAGTTGGGGGCGCATTATACGCCGCGTGCTTACGTGGAGCGGCTGGTGTTGCCGACGGTGCTTGCGCCGTTGCGTCAGCAGTGGGCGGATGTGCAAACCGCTGCCACCGTGTTGTTGGCTGAGTACCAAAAATCTTTGGAAAAGGCGGAAAAAGCATCGCAGCGGATTGTGTTACCTGTGGTGAATGATGAGCCTGCGCCGACTTCGCTGGAGTTGTCGGGGCAGCGCAAGGCGAAGAAAACCAAGAAAGCACTGACGGCGAATGAGTCATTTAAGAAGGCGGCGATTGATGAAGTCCGCGCCTTTCATGCCCATTTGTGCAGTTTGCGGATTCTTGACCCGGCGTGTGGGTCGGGTAACTTTTTGTACGTGACGCTGGAACACCTCAAGCGTTTGGAAGGTGAGGTGTTAAATACCTTGCAGGCGTTGGGTTTTTCGCCGCGAACGTTGGAAATGGAAGGCGTGTCGGTGAGTCCGCAACAGTTTTTGGGGTTGGAGGTGAATCCACCGGCGGCGGCGATTGCGGAAATGGTGTTGTGGATTGGGTATCTGCAATGGCATTTTCGGGTGCATGGCAATGTGTCGCCTGCCGAGCCGATTTTGCGCGATTTTCACAATATCGAGAATCGCGATGCGGTGTTGGCTTATGACGGCGTGGAAACCGTGCTGGATACGGCGGGAAATGCGGTGACGCGCTGGGATGGGCGCACGCTCAAAACGCATCCGGTGACGGGCAAAGATGTGCCGGATGAAACCGCGCAAGTGGCGGTGGTGCGTTACCTGAATCCGCGCAAAGCTGAATGGCCTGCCGCCGATTACATCATCGGCAATCCGCCGTATTTGGGGGCAAGAACTATTCGTATGGCTTTAGGAGATGATTATCTCGATGCTTTACGGACTGTTTATCACGATGTTCCCGATAATGTTGATTATGTCATGTATTGGTGGAAGCAATCTGCTGATCTGGTCAATGCTGAAAAGGTTAAGAGCTTCGGATTTATTACCACAAACAGCATAACGCAGTCGTTTTCACGCAAAATTATTGAAACAACAATGGCGAAACACGACGACTTCGGCATCACTTTTGCTATCCCTGATCATCCTTGGGTGGATGCGGCAGACGGGGCAAATGTGCGGGTTGCAATGACCGTTTTCAGCAAGGCGACAAGTGGTCAGCTATCGCATGTGATTGAGGAAGGTGATTCGTCAGATGGCGAAGTGGCTGTCACGTTGGCGACTAAATCGGGGTTGATTACGCCCAGTTTAACGATTGGCATTGACCTTCATGCTTCTAAACCGCTGGCAAGTAACGATCGTATGGCTTGCGTTGGCTATCAGTTAACGGGCAAGGGATTTGTTATAGAGAAGGATCAGCTTGGTTTGTTTAATTGTGATCACGTAATTAAGCCGCTATTGTCTGGTCGGGATATAACGCAGTCGAATCGTGGTTTGCTTGCTATTGATGTTTGTGATTTTAATGTGGAGTCATTAAAACAAGAGCTTCCATTTGTTTATCAGTGGCTTGTTGATTATGTGAAGCCAGAGCGAGATCAAAATAACCGCAAAGCTCTTCGTGAGCGTTGGTGGGTATACGGTGAAGCTCGTTCCACCTTCAAACCGACATTGCAAAATATTTCACGAGTTGTGGCAACATCTCTGACGGCAAAGTATCGAATTTTCACAATGGTTTCATCAGATACTATTTGTGATAGTACGACTGTTATGTTTGCTTTGGATGATGCTTTTTACTTCGGAGTGCTTTCTTCATGTTTGCATTGTCTTTGGGCATTTAAGGCTGGTGGAACGCTAGAAGATCGACCACGTTATACAAAGTCCTTGTGTTTTGATGCGTTTCCGTTTCCTGATGCGAGTGATGAGCAGAAGGTGCAGATTCGGACGATTGCCGAGCAAATCGACGCGCACCGCAAACGCCAGCAAGCCGCCCATCCAACCCTGACGCTAACCAATATGTACAACGTGCTGGAAAAGTTGCGTAGCGGCGAAGCACTAAACACCAAAGACAAAGAGATTCACGCGCAAGCCCTCACCAGCATCCTGCAAGAACTCCACGACAACCTCGACCGCGCCGTATTCGCCGCCTACGGATGGGATGACCTCGCCGCCGAACTCGTCGGCAAACCCGGTGCAACCACGCCACTCCCCGACAAACCCGAAGCCCAAGCGCAAGCCGAAGAAACCCTCCTCAGCCGCCTCGTTGACCTCAACACCCAACGCGCCGCCGAGGAAGCCAAGGGCACAATCCGCTGGTTACGCCCCGACTTTCAAGCACCGGATAAGCAGGCTTCGACTCCACTCAGTCAGCAGGAAGACCTCGCGCTTGCGGATGACGACACCCGTTCCCTGAGCGTAGTTGAAGGGAATACCCCCGCAGCCAAACGCGACTGGCCTAAATCCTTAGCTGAACAAATCCCAATCATCCGCGAACAACTCCTTCTCGCGCCGCGCTCCGTCAAAGCACTCGCAGCCCTGTTTAAACGCAGCAAAATTCAGGACATTGAAAACGTCTTGGGCGGCATGATGGCGTTGGGCGCAGTAGCAACGGATGGCGAGGTTTATTGGGTGGTGTGA
- a CDS encoding Uma2 family endonuclease, with the protein MPALAEKLNITPEDYLAAEIDAPTRSEYVQGEIYAMAGASDGHVTITGNLFALIKPQVRGAGCKPYISDMKVRIGEDSAYYYPDLLVSCDSADHKRNYVKHAPTLIVEVLSPSTEAYDRGGKFAFYRQLTSLQEYVLIDPRTYRVDVFRRTPQNRWELFNFEGADAEVEFASINFHCPMQAVYEDVDFELV; encoded by the coding sequence ATGCCAGCACTCGCAGAAAAACTAAACATAACCCCCGAAGACTACCTTGCCGCAGAAATCGACGCGCCAACCCGCAGCGAATACGTCCAAGGCGAAATCTACGCAATGGCAGGCGCAAGCGACGGGCATGTCACTATCACAGGCAATCTATTTGCCTTGATCAAACCCCAAGTGCGTGGAGCTGGCTGCAAGCCCTACATTAGCGACATGAAAGTACGCATCGGTGAAGACAGCGCCTACTACTACCCTGACCTGCTGGTTTCTTGCGACTCCGCCGACCACAAACGCAATTACGTCAAACACGCGCCAACCCTAATTGTGGAAGTGCTATCACCCAGCACCGAAGCCTACGACCGAGGCGGCAAGTTTGCCTTTTACCGCCAATTGACCAGCTTGCAAGAATACGTACTGATTGACCCGCGCACCTACCGCGTCGACGTATTCCGCCGCACCCCACAAAACCGCTGGGAACTGTTCAATTTTGAAGGGGCTGATGCTGAAGTCGAATTTGCCAGCATCAATTTCCACTGCCCAATGCAAGCCGTTTACGAAGATGTGGATTTTGAGCTGGTTTAA
- a CDS encoding type II toxin-antitoxin system Phd/YefM family antitoxin → MQTIGIKELKTNPAVLTKAMEAKEHLLISKRGKPFALATALDDPLFDLGLKTWLLTRAYASGGLSLGQLARALDKSYTDIAKLLTLLNIPVLDYDLTDELDTLESLV, encoded by the coding sequence ATGCAAACCATCGGCATTAAAGAGCTGAAAACCAACCCCGCTGTCTTAACCAAAGCAATGGAAGCCAAGGAACACCTGCTGATTTCCAAACGCGGCAAACCTTTTGCGCTCGCCACTGCGTTGGATGACCCCCTGTTTGATTTAGGCTTGAAAACCTGGCTATTGACCCGTGCGTATGCCAGCGGCGGCTTATCTTTAGGGCAACTGGCTCGCGCACTGGACAAATCCTATACCGACATTGCCAAATTACTGACTCTGCTGAATATTCCGGTACTGGATTACGATCTCACCGATGAACTGGATACTTTGGAAAGCCTCGTATGA
- a CDS encoding PIN domain-containing protein — MSAKAFFDTNVLVYAFDKNEPEKQAIAKRLIGQFGGDGQFIVSTQVLQELYVTLSKMGKQALPAEEVEEIVNDFAEYPLVQVDKMIIASAMKRHQSKAFSFWDSLIVEAALQANCQILFSEDMQDGREIGQLVIQNPFK, encoded by the coding sequence ATGAGCGCTAAGGCATTCTTCGATACGAATGTGTTGGTGTATGCGTTCGATAAAAATGAGCCAGAAAAACAAGCGATTGCCAAACGTTTGATCGGTCAGTTTGGTGGTGATGGGCAATTTATAGTAAGTACTCAAGTGCTACAAGAGCTGTATGTCACACTGAGCAAAATGGGTAAGCAGGCACTTCCAGCGGAAGAGGTTGAAGAAATCGTTAATGATTTTGCGGAATATCCCTTGGTACAAGTGGATAAGATGATTATCGCGTCTGCCATGAAACGGCATCAGAGCAAAGCCTTTTCCTTTTGGGATAGCCTGATTGTGGAAGCGGCGTTGCAGGCAAATTGCCAAATATTGTTTAGCGAAGATATGCAGGATGGGCGGGAGATTGGGCAGCTTGTGATTCAGAATCCGTTTAAGTAA
- a CDS encoding phosphoribosylanthranilate isomerase, whose protein sequence is MRCRVKVCGITSVTDAAMVSAAGVDAVGLVFYPKSKRNLSITQAVEICRAMPPFVTVVGLFLDAEADFVRDVLAAVPLDILQFHGSETPEYCRQFSRPYMKAVGMKGLAASGGFVAYADCYPDAQGFLVDSHAPGAAGGTGETFDWTQVPQDYPKPIILAGGLTAENVAEAIRTSRVYAVDVSSGVESAPGVKDAAKVQAFMTGVRLANYLAIHPAITEAEVLQAQQTWADGLVAIGKLAGDAVAAKAAAQALVRRLYNYGEGRVLFKPTKAAHDQFRETFEQAISYFVGGDHHEDHGFALHPWAAVRFENNSIFLDVDSAGAMGNYYFTDVKTGAETKVEFTFAYRRASDGRLVIFLHHSSLPYEAEH, encoded by the coding sequence ATGCGTTGTCGGGTAAAAGTTTGCGGAATCACGTCAGTTACGGATGCGGCAATGGTCAGCGCGGCGGGTGTGGATGCAGTGGGTTTGGTGTTTTACCCCAAGAGCAAGCGCAACCTGAGCATCACGCAAGCGGTGGAGATTTGCCGCGCTATGCCGCCCTTCGTGACCGTGGTTGGCTTGTTTTTGGATGCGGAGGCGGATTTTGTACGCGACGTGCTGGCAGCCGTGCCGTTGGATATTTTGCAATTTCACGGTTCGGAAACGCCGGAGTATTGCCGCCAATTTTCACGCCCGTATATGAAAGCGGTGGGGATGAAAGGTTTGGCGGCATCGGGCGGTTTTGTGGCGTATGCGGATTGTTACCCTGATGCGCAAGGCTTTTTGGTGGATAGCCACGCACCGGGCGCGGCGGGTGGCACGGGTGAAACCTTTGATTGGACGCAAGTGCCGCAAGATTACCCCAAGCCGATTATTCTGGCAGGCGGGTTGACGGCGGAAAATGTGGCGGAAGCGATTCGCACCAGCCGCGTGTACGCGGTGGATGTGAGCAGCGGGGTGGAATCCGCGCCCGGTGTGAAGGATGCGGCGAAGGTACAAGCCTTTATGACGGGCGTGCGCTTGGCAAATTATCTCGCGATTCACCCCGCGATTACTGAGGCGGAAGTGTTGCAAGCGCAGCAAACGTGGGCAGACGGTTTGGTGGCGATTGGCAAATTGGCGGGGGATGCGGTGGCGGCGAAAGCAGCGGCTCAAGCACTGGTGCGGCGTTTATACAATTACGGTGAAGGCAGGGTGTTGTTTAAGCCGACCAAAGCGGCGCATGACCAGTTCCGCGAAACGTTTGAACAGGCGATTTCGTATTTTGTGGGCGGTGATCACCACGAAGATCATGGGTTTGCGCTGCATCCGTGGGCGGCGGTGCGCTTTGAGAATAACAGCATTTTTCTGGATGTGGATTCGGCGGGGGCGATGGGGAATTATTATTTTACCGATGTAAAAACGGGCGCGGAAACCAAGGTGGAGTTTACGTTTGCGTATCGGCGGGCAAGCGATGGGCGGCTGGTGATTTTCTTGCACCATTCGTCGTTGCCGTATGAGGCGGAGCATTAA
- a CDS encoding formylglycine-generating enzyme family protein, which yields MAFLYDKRMYATLPDYNSALPLPRMVNIPPGRFLMGGLDERDDVEGGCTLNERPPRYVYIAAFALGRYPVTFEEYDAFCEANGFPLPDDHGWGRGKHPVINVSWDDAQAYCRWLSALNGGHYRLPSEAEWEYATRGGTNAAYPWGMQATAQHANHAMQHGMTTPVGTYPANAFGLHDVCGNVWEWVQDCWHDSYHGAPVNAQAWEEVGNHHERVLRGGSWNDRPRYLRAAYRVKDYPSGRQIFRGFRVAR from the coding sequence ATGGCATTCCTTTACGATAAGCGCATGTACGCAACATTACCCGACTACAATAGCGCCCTCCCCTTGCCCCGCATGGTCAACATTCCACCGGGGCGTTTCCTCATGGGCGGGCTGGACGAACGCGACGACGTGGAAGGCGGTTGCACCCTCAATGAACGCCCGCCACGTTACGTGTACATTGCCGCCTTTGCACTGGGGCGCTACCCCGTCACCTTTGAAGAATACGATGCGTTTTGTGAAGCCAACGGCTTCCCACTCCCCGACGACCACGGCTGGGGACGCGGCAAGCATCCGGTGATTAATGTCAGTTGGGACGATGCGCAAGCCTACTGCCGCTGGCTCAGCGCCTTAAACGGCGGGCATTACCGTCTACCATCTGAAGCCGAGTGGGAATACGCCACCCGTGGCGGTACAAACGCCGCGTACCCGTGGGGAATGCAGGCAACCGCGCAACACGCCAACCACGCGATGCAGCACGGCATGACCACGCCCGTCGGCACGTACCCCGCGAATGCGTTCGGCTTGCACGACGTGTGCGGCAATGTGTGGGAATGGGTGCAAGATTGCTGGCACGACTCCTACCACGGCGCACCCGTCAACGCACAAGCGTGGGAAGAAGTAGGCAACCACCACGAGCGCGTGCTGCGTGGCGGTTCGTGGAATGACAGACCGCGCTATTTACGCGCCGCCTATCGGGTCAAAGATTATCCGAGCGGTCGCCAGATTTTCCGTGGCTTCCGCGTGGCGCGTTAA
- a CDS encoding dienelactone hydrolase family protein, with translation MKKLSMLAIAGLSLLASNVMAAVKSEAVSYEHDGTKFVGQMYYDDAVTEKRPGVLVIHEWWGLNDHAKNRAEALAKLGYVAFAADMYGEGKSTDKPEQAKEWMTEVTSDVDAWRATANAGLEQLKKSDKVDAEKLAAIGYCFGGGTMMQMAYSGTDIDGVVSFHGSLPSAPDGTEIKTKVLAFHGNADAMVPPATVNKFTEQMEKTGADWQFVAYGSGVRHGFTNPNAGKYGIENLKYDEKADQRSWVGMQAFFNEIFK, from the coding sequence ATGAAAAAACTATCAATGCTGGCAATCGCTGGCTTATCACTATTGGCAAGCAATGTCATGGCAGCCGTCAAAAGCGAAGCCGTATCCTATGAACACGACGGCACAAAATTCGTCGGTCAGATGTATTACGACGATGCCGTCACCGAAAAACGCCCCGGCGTATTAGTCATCCACGAATGGTGGGGCTTAAACGATCACGCCAAAAACCGTGCCGAAGCCTTGGCTAAACTGGGTTACGTGGCATTTGCGGCGGATATGTACGGCGAAGGCAAATCCACCGATAAGCCAGAGCAAGCCAAGGAATGGATGACGGAAGTGACCTCCGACGTTGACGCATGGCGTGCCACCGCCAACGCAGGTTTAGAACAGCTCAAGAAAAGCGATAAAGTAGACGCGGAAAAACTCGCCGCGATCGGTTACTGCTTCGGCGGTGGCACGATGATGCAAATGGCCTACAGCGGTACGGACATTGACGGCGTGGTGAGTTTCCACGGTTCATTGCCGTCTGCACCGGATGGCACGGAAATCAAAACCAAAGTGCTGGCGTTCCACGGCAACGCCGATGCGATGGTGCCGCCTGCAACCGTGAATAAGTTTACGGAGCAGATGGAAAAAACCGGCGCTGATTGGCAATTTGTCGCGTATGGCAGTGGCGTGCGTCACGGTTTCACCAATCCGAATGCGGGCAAGTACGGCATTGAAAACCTGAAATACGATGAAAAAGCTGATCAGCGTTCTTGGGTAGGAATGCAGGCGTTTTTCAACGAAATCTTCAAGTAA